A portion of the Bacillus sp. es.034 genome contains these proteins:
- a CDS encoding pyridoxamine 5'-phosphate oxidase family protein, which produces MAQTLKDKITELFSHHKIGTLATIRDNKPYSRFMMFDHDDLTLYTATNEHAHKAEDIAQNPHVHILLGYDRDSDHEHYVEIEAEASVEDSPELKAKFWKEELKHWIASPDDPEYLLLKLTPKTILYYPKPGSEPQEL; this is translated from the coding sequence ATGGCACAAACCTTAAAAGATAAAATAACAGAACTGTTTTCCCATCATAAAATCGGCACCCTTGCCACCATCCGTGACAACAAACCGTACTCACGGTTTATGATGTTCGATCACGACGATCTTACTCTGTATACGGCAACAAACGAACATGCCCACAAGGCAGAAGACATTGCACAGAACCCTCATGTGCACATCCTCCTCGGATATGACCGCGATTCCGATCATGAACATTATGTAGAAATCGAAGCTGAGGCTTCCGTCGAAGACTCACCGGAACTGAAAGCAAAATTCTGGAAAGAGGAGCTCAAACACTGGATCGCAAGCCCCGATGATCCCGAATACCTGCTCCTCAAACTCACTCCCAAAACCATCCTCTACTACCCTAAACCCGGCAGCGAACCCCAGGAGCTGTAG